A region of Myxococcus stipitatus DSM 14675 DNA encodes the following proteins:
- a CDS encoding N-acyl-D-amino-acid deacylase family protein translates to MDLIVENGLVFDGLGNPPRKLNVGIQGGTVTTLSPAPIPHAPGTRVIDATGHWVTPGFIDFHTHYDAEVELAPSLSESVRHGVTSVVLGSCSLSLALGTPEDLADMFCRVEAIPYATVRALLEERKTWDSLPSYLEHLQALPLGPNVASFLGHSALRAHTMGLHRSLDSGVRPSEDELRRMESLVREGLDLGYLGLSIMTLKWDKMGGTRDIRSRPLPSTYARWSEYRRLTRLLREKGRVFQGVPNISTKVNVVLFLLESMGLWRPTLKTTVISMMDPRASRGIHRLIGVLSRVANRLLGANFRWQALPEVFDLWADGIDLVVFEEFGAGAAALHLQDAASRTGLLNDPAYRSRFRAEWTNRFLPRAFHRDFNQSRILQCPDPTLVGKSFAQVAQDQSRDAVDVFLDLVATHGDALRWYTVMANDRREELEFICRHPDILVGFSDAGAHLRNMAHYNFPLRLLRLVREAEKRGEPFMPIERAVHRLTGEIGEWFGLDAGVLAEGRRADLVVINPEGLDSSLDEIAEAPMENFGGFIRLVRRNDAAVKSVLISGREAVSLGAVSPALGRERGFGTVLRARA, encoded by the coding sequence ATGGACCTCATCGTCGAGAACGGCCTCGTGTTCGATGGTCTGGGCAATCCCCCGCGGAAGCTCAACGTCGGCATCCAGGGCGGCACCGTCACCACCCTCTCCCCTGCCCCCATCCCCCATGCACCGGGGACTCGCGTCATCGACGCCACGGGCCACTGGGTGACTCCGGGCTTCATCGACTTCCACACCCACTACGACGCCGAAGTCGAGCTGGCTCCCTCCCTCTCCGAGTCCGTCCGCCACGGGGTCACCTCCGTCGTCCTCGGGAGCTGCTCACTCAGCCTCGCCCTCGGTACCCCAGAGGACCTCGCGGACATGTTCTGTCGCGTCGAGGCCATCCCCTACGCCACCGTCCGCGCCCTCCTCGAAGAGCGCAAGACGTGGGACTCGCTCCCCAGCTACCTGGAGCACCTCCAAGCCCTCCCCCTGGGCCCCAACGTCGCCTCCTTCCTCGGCCACTCCGCGCTGCGCGCCCACACCATGGGCCTCCACCGCAGCCTCGACTCCGGCGTCCGCCCCAGCGAAGACGAATTGCGCCGCATGGAGTCCCTCGTCCGCGAGGGCCTCGACCTGGGCTACCTGGGCCTCTCCATCATGACCCTCAAGTGGGACAAGATGGGCGGCACCCGCGACATCCGCAGCCGCCCCCTGCCCTCCACCTACGCCCGCTGGAGCGAATACCGCCGCCTCACCCGCCTCCTTCGCGAGAAAGGCCGCGTCTTCCAGGGCGTCCCCAACATCAGCACCAAGGTCAACGTCGTCCTCTTCCTCCTCGAGAGCATGGGCCTGTGGCGCCCGACGCTGAAGACCACCGTCATCTCCATGATGGACCCTCGCGCCAGCCGAGGCATCCATCGCCTCATCGGTGTCCTGTCCCGCGTCGCCAACCGACTCCTCGGCGCCAACTTCCGCTGGCAGGCCCTGCCTGAAGTCTTCGACCTGTGGGCCGATGGCATCGACCTCGTCGTCTTCGAGGAGTTCGGCGCCGGCGCCGCCGCCCTCCACCTCCAGGACGCAGCCTCCCGCACCGGTCTCCTCAACGACCCCGCCTACCGCTCCCGCTTCCGCGCCGAATGGACCAACCGCTTCCTCCCTCGCGCCTTCCACCGCGACTTCAACCAGTCCCGCATCCTCCAGTGCCCCGACCCCACCCTGGTCGGCAAGTCCTTCGCCCAGGTCGCCCAGGACCAATCACGCGATGCCGTGGATGTCTTCCTCGACCTCGTCGCCACGCATGGAGACGCGCTGCGCTGGTACACCGTCATGGCCAATGACCGACGCGAGGAGCTGGAGTTCATCTGCCGCCACCCAGACATCCTCGTGGGCTTCTCCGACGCGGGCGCCCACCTGCGCAACATGGCCCACTACAACTTCCCCCTCCGACTCCTGCGCCTCGTCCGCGAAGCCGAGAAGCGCGGCGAGCCCTTCATGCCCATCGAACGCGCCGTCCACCGCCTCACCGGTGAAATCGGCGAATGGTTCGGCCTCGACGCCGGAGTCCTCGCCGAGGGCCGCCGCGCCGACCTGGTCGTCATCAACCCCGAGGGCCTCGACTCGAGCCTCGATGAAATCGCGGAGGCCCCCATGGAGAACTTCGGCGGCTTCATCCGCCTGGTGCGCCGCAACGACGCCGCCGTGAAGTCCGTCCTCATCTCCGGCCGCGAAGCCGTGAGCCTCGGCGCCGTCTCCCCCGCCCTCGGACGTGAACGAGGCTTCGGCACCGTGCTCCGCGCTCGCGCCTGA
- a CDS encoding GNAT family N-acetyltransferase: MFEIREDVPLAECANVLAQAFANEPGMRWVCGANRDISRRWFTATLTLNDSRPGARRYAVTRGDEVLAVAIVSPAAPPPRLFQQLRWMAAVGSACGWQCVRRTLRYLELTEPLKPAGMWTLEFIGVAEGARGQGLTRVLLSRIEADLPEHSLFLTTADPRNVPMYKHLGFAVEKTLELESLAVSAMSRIPRLILERGHISAETVARPRPRFG; the protein is encoded by the coding sequence ATGTTTGAGATTCGGGAGGACGTGCCCCTGGCCGAGTGTGCGAACGTGCTGGCACAGGCGTTCGCGAATGAGCCTGGGATGCGCTGGGTTTGTGGTGCGAACCGGGACATCTCGCGGCGTTGGTTCACGGCGACGCTGACGCTGAATGACTCTCGGCCGGGTGCCCGTCGATATGCGGTGACACGAGGTGATGAGGTGCTTGCGGTGGCCATCGTCAGTCCGGCGGCGCCGCCGCCTCGGCTCTTCCAGCAGCTCCGCTGGATGGCGGCGGTGGGGAGTGCCTGTGGATGGCAGTGCGTCCGACGGACGCTCCGCTATCTCGAGCTGACGGAGCCCTTGAAGCCCGCGGGAATGTGGACGCTGGAGTTCATTGGCGTCGCGGAGGGGGCGCGGGGACAGGGACTCACGCGGGTGCTCTTGAGCCGCATCGAGGCGGACCTGCCGGAACATTCGCTGTTCCTCACGACCGCGGACCCGCGCAATGTGCCGATGTACAAACATCTGGGATTCGCCGTGGAGAAAACCCTCGAGTTGGAGAGCCTGGCCGTGAGCGCGATGAGCCGGATTCCACGCCTCATCCTGGAGCGAGGCCACATATCCGCTGAGACCGTGGCCCGTCCTCGCCCCAGATTCGGGTGA
- a CDS encoding TetR/AcrR family transcriptional regulator: MRTDRVYHWYTMPLPRFLRLPKERQREILAIARAHFARDGIEGASYNQIISDAGISKTAAYQYFDGKEDLARTVLSEVKARVLGVLGTWEAAPSARVFWERLRLSSARLVDHLAKNPEDLALLGAAPGGAPDEVGLAWFEAVVDDGLRLGVIRNDVDRSLLLGVTRAFFQAADAWALQGMHAGAAVDTSLTWSLLEGLWSPRKGARQGGTT, translated from the coding sequence GTGCGTACCGATAGGGTGTACCACTGGTACACCATGCCTCTTCCTCGCTTCCTCCGACTGCCGAAAGAGCGGCAGCGGGAAATCCTCGCGATTGCGCGCGCCCACTTCGCCCGGGATGGCATCGAGGGTGCGTCGTACAACCAGATCATCTCGGACGCTGGCATCTCGAAGACGGCGGCGTATCAGTACTTCGATGGCAAGGAGGACCTCGCGAGGACGGTGCTCTCGGAGGTGAAGGCGCGGGTCCTGGGGGTCCTGGGGACGTGGGAGGCCGCGCCGTCGGCCCGAGTGTTCTGGGAGCGATTGCGGCTGAGCAGTGCCCGGCTCGTGGACCATCTGGCGAAGAACCCCGAGGACCTCGCGCTCCTGGGGGCGGCGCCGGGTGGTGCGCCCGATGAGGTGGGGTTGGCGTGGTTCGAGGCCGTGGTGGATGACGGGCTCCGGCTCGGGGTCATCCGGAATGACGTGGACCGCTCGCTGCTGCTGGGGGTGACTCGGGCGTTCTTCCAGGCCGCGGATGCGTGGGCCTTGCAAGGGATGCACGCGGGGGCGGCTGTCGACACGTCGCTGACATGGAGCTTGCTGGAAGGGCTGTGGTCACCGCGCAAGGGCGCCAGGCAGGGAGGAACGACATGA
- a CDS encoding peptidoglycan-binding domain-containing protein, which produces MSELELEKVYRRGEVSPGVRRVQEWLTLNGFAVAVDGDFGPATEAALKRFQAKTGLPVTGVADAATFARLSASLRSALGQLAPEGRSLGELTVAYAAQHLRHLPREVGGRNRGPWVRLYLDGHEGESWCWSAGFATYCLHQAARTLGVEMPVERTFSSDLLAAQSRVRERFLSTLSAPPDRILIRPGSLFLRRRTRGDWVQAGIVTEVDEETFQTIEANTNDEGTHEGHEVCARTRGFKSVDFVLV; this is translated from the coding sequence ATGAGCGAGCTGGAATTGGAGAAGGTCTATCGCCGGGGCGAGGTGTCCCCGGGTGTGCGGCGCGTCCAGGAATGGCTGACGCTGAATGGCTTTGCCGTCGCCGTCGATGGGGACTTCGGCCCCGCGACGGAAGCGGCGCTCAAGCGCTTCCAGGCGAAGACGGGGCTGCCCGTCACGGGCGTCGCCGACGCGGCCACCTTCGCGCGGCTGTCCGCCTCACTGCGGTCCGCGCTCGGGCAGCTCGCCCCCGAGGGCCGCTCCCTGGGCGAGCTGACCGTGGCGTACGCCGCGCAGCACCTGCGCCACCTTCCGCGCGAGGTGGGAGGGCGTAATCGAGGCCCGTGGGTGCGGCTGTATCTGGACGGACATGAAGGCGAGTCCTGGTGCTGGTCCGCCGGCTTCGCGACCTATTGCTTGCATCAGGCCGCGAGGACGCTGGGCGTGGAGATGCCCGTGGAGCGGACCTTCTCGAGCGACCTGCTGGCCGCGCAGAGCCGCGTGCGCGAGCGTTTCCTGTCCACGCTGAGCGCGCCCCCGGACCGCATCCTCATCCGGCCCGGAAGCCTCTTCCTGCGGCGCAGGACTCGAGGCGACTGGGTCCAGGCGGGCATCGTCACCGAGGTGGATGAGGAGACCTTCCAGACCATCGAGGCCAACACGAACGACGAGGGGACCCACGAGGGCCACGAAGTCTGCGCCCGGACGCGGGGCTTCAAGAGCGTGGACTTCGTTCTCGTGTGA
- a CDS encoding endonuclease/exonuclease/phosphatase family protein, translated as MKVPEVLEHLPGVGPLLGRMATPSDEPHPREDPTLVLPSLDAFTLPSTERKLGDGRTLVVRNPDVRPPRGPGLTVMTFNILLGGQRREALLAYFDALEAEGRMPDVIGLQEANVPISVLLSSRYGFHLAYFGHDGGPGARLINGKAFLSRHPLLEATHHTYVLSDAERASAIQRRGGDPFELVEDRGSLRVHLEVSGLPVALYNVHHALGDSGINAHNLRQLNTLLRHRKVPHAIALGDFNANTAIKRGGSWLMAHLKSYDDTDTVEEYAVRYGEPHASVGDHGVGNIADPRLRHELHVMEQGLPETIAHAAATRVRLPGGAVMTPKQALTELRSGKVARGSEHWLRLQDIADSATLSSLPDESGVVPATGKRFDNLYASPELEPILFEVDRSTESSDHQPVVAHYTPRAVSSASLTRERSPRS; from the coding sequence ATGAAGGTGCCCGAGGTCCTGGAGCACCTGCCGGGCGTGGGCCCGCTGCTCGGCCGCATGGCCACGCCTTCCGATGAGCCGCATCCTCGCGAGGACCCGACGCTCGTCCTGCCGAGCCTCGACGCCTTCACGTTGCCGTCGACGGAGAGGAAGCTGGGGGACGGCCGGACGCTGGTCGTCCGCAATCCCGACGTCCGACCTCCGCGGGGCCCCGGCCTCACCGTCATGACGTTCAACATCCTGCTCGGGGGGCAGCGACGGGAGGCCCTGCTCGCGTACTTCGATGCGCTGGAGGCCGAGGGACGGATGCCAGACGTCATCGGGCTCCAGGAGGCCAACGTCCCCATCTCCGTGCTGCTGTCATCGCGGTATGGCTTTCACCTCGCCTACTTCGGACACGACGGGGGTCCGGGGGCGCGGCTCATCAATGGCAAGGCGTTCCTCTCGCGCCATCCCCTGCTGGAGGCCACCCACCACACGTATGTCCTCTCCGACGCCGAGCGCGCCTCGGCCATCCAGCGGCGGGGCGGAGACCCGTTCGAGCTCGTCGAGGACCGGGGCTCGCTCCGCGTCCATCTGGAGGTCTCGGGCCTTCCTGTCGCCCTCTACAACGTGCACCACGCGCTGGGGGACTCGGGCATCAACGCGCACAACCTGCGGCAACTCAACACGCTGCTGCGCCACCGGAAGGTCCCCCACGCCATCGCGCTCGGCGACTTCAACGCGAACACCGCCATCAAGCGCGGCGGCTCCTGGCTGATGGCCCACCTCAAGTCCTACGACGACACGGACACGGTGGAAGAGTACGCCGTGCGCTACGGCGAGCCTCACGCCAGCGTCGGCGACCACGGCGTGGGGAACATCGCGGACCCTCGGCTGCGACATGAGCTCCATGTGATGGAGCAAGGCCTGCCGGAGACCATCGCCCACGCGGCGGCCACGCGGGTGCGCCTGCCAGGCGGCGCGGTGATGACCCCCAAGCAGGCGCTCACCGAGCTGCGCTCCGGCAAGGTGGCGCGCGGCAGCGAGCACTGGCTGCGATTGCAGGACATCGCCGACAGCGCCACGCTCTCGTCTCTTCCAGACGAGTCCGGCGTCGTTCCCGCCACGGGCAAGCGCTTCGACAACCTCTACGCGAGCCCCGAGCTGGAGCCCATCCTCTTCGAGGTCGACCGGAGCACCGAGTCCTCGGACCACCAGCCCGTGGTGGCGCACTACACTCCGCGCGCCGTGTCCTCGGCATCCCTCACACGAGAACGAAGTCCACGCTCTTGA
- a CDS encoding collagen-like triple helix repeat-containing protein has product MGAPGPQGAPGVQGLPGATGVQGPQGEPGSSNYFYVDADGREVDADVYLGIWPDDAGRLWLFDADTLKTSGSSISLYFTDVDCAGQGYATSFYLPRRVLKHPRGGFVVRPDAAPTVAFVYRSVLFPDGTCQTNPGGSESQSNGFLLPATQQLTPPVVPFRAPLHLERRQ; this is encoded by the coding sequence GTGGGAGCCCCAGGCCCCCAGGGCGCACCGGGTGTCCAAGGGCTCCCGGGCGCCACCGGCGTCCAGGGCCCGCAGGGTGAGCCCGGCTCATCGAACTACTTCTACGTGGACGCGGACGGGCGGGAGGTCGACGCCGATGTCTACCTCGGCATCTGGCCCGACGACGCCGGGCGCCTCTGGCTCTTCGACGCAGACACCCTCAAGACCTCCGGGAGCTCCATCTCCCTGTATTTCACAGACGTCGACTGCGCGGGACAGGGTTACGCCACGTCGTTCTACCTGCCGCGCCGGGTCTTGAAACATCCAAGGGGTGGCTTCGTCGTGCGCCCGGATGCCGCGCCCACCGTCGCCTTCGTCTATCGCTCCGTGCTCTTTCCGGATGGCACCTGTCAGACCAACCCCGGGGGCAGCGAGTCCCAAAGCAACGGCTTCCTGCTGCCAGCCACGCAGCAGCTGACGCCGCCTGTCGTTCCGTTCCGCGCGCCGCTCCACCTGGAGCGACGTCAGTAG
- a CDS encoding serine aminopeptidase domain-containing protein has translation MQATVESPGYLSQGEDSLYFVHHAALTERRAAVLLAGPLGLEREHGYVVWVRWARHLAARGVDVLRLDYRGCGESTGRFDEATFPRWEEDLRTGLDHLRNLCPGVPLMVHGLRLGALLAARVFRTERVDGLLMWDPPESGQTHLLEVLRRKVAADNLEGTGGQARSREDYVAALEAGRTVEVEGLGWSRGLWRSAEGYSLALPDREEPRPWRVVHLDGRPAERFLVPERSHSVRAPRPFFWTTSNRLLPELTNLYEDGVSFIAKTSVPLEARP, from the coding sequence ATGCAGGCCACGGTGGAGTCTCCTGGGTATCTCTCCCAGGGCGAGGACTCTCTTTACTTCGTTCATCACGCCGCGCTCACCGAGCGCAGGGCGGCGGTGTTGCTCGCGGGGCCGTTGGGCCTGGAGCGGGAGCACGGCTACGTCGTCTGGGTTCGCTGGGCGCGTCACCTCGCGGCCCGGGGTGTGGACGTGCTGCGCTTGGACTACCGAGGCTGTGGCGAGAGCACGGGGCGCTTCGATGAGGCGACCTTCCCGCGTTGGGAGGAGGACTTGCGCACGGGCCTGGATCATCTGCGCAACCTGTGTCCGGGCGTGCCGCTCATGGTGCATGGGCTGCGGCTGGGGGCGCTCCTGGCCGCGCGCGTGTTCCGGACGGAGCGCGTGGACGGGCTGCTGATGTGGGATCCCCCGGAGTCGGGACAGACACACCTGCTGGAGGTCCTTCGCCGCAAGGTGGCCGCGGACAACCTGGAGGGCACGGGAGGGCAGGCGCGCTCCCGCGAGGACTACGTGGCGGCGCTGGAGGCGGGGCGCACGGTGGAGGTGGAGGGGCTCGGGTGGTCTCGCGGGCTGTGGCGTAGCGCGGAAGGTTACTCACTGGCGCTTCCGGACAGGGAGGAGCCTCGGCCGTGGCGGGTGGTCCATCTGGATGGCCGCCCGGCGGAGCGGTTCCTCGTGCCGGAGCGCAGCCACTCGGTCCGCGCGCCGAGGCCGTTCTTCTGGACCACGAGCAATCGGCTTTTGCCGGAGCTGACGAACCTCTATGAGGACGGCGTGAGCTTCATCGCGAAGACCTCGGTGCCGTTGGAGGCTCGGCCATGA